One segment of Manihot esculenta cultivar AM560-2 chromosome 4, M.esculenta_v8, whole genome shotgun sequence DNA contains the following:
- the LOC110612783 gene encoding Golgi SNAP receptor complex member 1-1 isoform X1, with product MDLPSSWDALRKQARKLEAQLDEQMNSYRKLVSAKASTKVATAVNDLESGLDQLLKQLQQVNSQMQAWVSSGGSEMVSHTLTRHQEILQDLTQEFHRLRSSLRAKQQHASLLEDFREFDRARLELEDGVGSAEQAFLREQASISRSTGQMDNVVSQAQETLGALVLQRSTFGGINSKLSNVSSRLPTVNHIVNAIKRKKSMDATILSLVASMCTFLIFIYWLTK from the exons ATGGATTTGCCTAGCTCATGGGACGCTTTACGCAAACAG GCAAGGAAACTCGAAGCTCAGTTGGATGAGCAGATGAATTCATACCGTAAACTAGTTTCTGCAAAGGCTTCTACTAAAGTAGCTACTGCAGTAAATGATCTTGAATCTGGGTTAGACCAACTGCTAAAGCAGCTCCAACAAGTGAATTCACAGATGCAAGCTTGGGTGTCATCTGGAGGATCAGAAATGGTTTCTCATACCTTGACCAGGCATCAAGAAATTCTTCAAGATCTTACTCAG GAGTTTCATCGTCTTCGTTCCAGCCTCAGAGCTAAGCAACAACATGCTTCACTCCTTGAGGATTTTAGGGAGTTTGATCGAGCTAGACTAGAGTTGGAAGATGGTGTAGGTTCTGCAGAGCAAGCTTTTCTTAGAGAGCAGGCATCCATTAGCCGAAGTACAGGACAG ATGGATAATGTGGTTTCACAAGCTCAAGAAACTCTTGGTGCACTTGTTCTTCAACGTTCAACTTTTGGGGGAATCAATTCAAAGCTCAGCAATGTTAGCAGCCGGCTTCCAACG GTAAATCACATTGTCAATGCAATAAAGAGGAAGAAGTCAATGGATGCCACAATACTTTCCCTGGTTGCATCAATGTGCACTTTTCTCATCTTTATTTATTGGTTGACCAAGTAA
- the LOC110613674 gene encoding uncharacterized protein LOC110613674: MEVEDWESSSAELSDTEANLKDTNDEDLYFTPGSLPKLQFRSDISKARWDDEIGMAEVVEKKGKFWTTTGIAHSGKIHCSIEEILFLAELGALVLMDDKDTCISLKDIYGKMGDEKNGCCWELFEVYRHLKSLGYIVQRHGVPWSMKGVRSNHTFDFFQGTLENNGVTIDPELEDSALIVENVSNLQVDELRPNFDIYLPNSKFRKSSPGDPAFLLCFIRGSPPSKAKIEALERRFGQAPLKFCHVDQGRVSFFSFKKVELPVLP; encoded by the exons ATGGAGGTGGAGGATTGGGAATCTTCTTCAGCTGAATTGAGCGATACTGAGGCCAATTTGAAAGATACAAATGATGAAGACTTGTACTTTACTCCTGGTTCTTTACCCAAGTTGCAATTTAG gaGCGATATTTCAAAGGCTAGATGGGATGATGAGATAGGTATGGCTGAGGTGGTGGAAAAGAAGGGAAAATTTTGGACAACAACAGGAATTGCTCACAGTGGCAAGATCCACTGCTCAATTGAGGAGATATT GTTTTTGGCTGAATTGGGGGCATTGGTGCTCATGGATGATAAAGATACATGTATTTCTCTAAAAGATATATATGGGAAAATGGGAGATGAAAAGAATGGGTGTTGCTGGGAGCTGTTTGAAGTCTATAGGCACCTCAAATCTCTTGGTTACATTGTTCAGCGTCATGGTGTTCCTTGGTCTATGAAGGGTGTTAGGAGCAACCATACATTTGATTTTTTTCAAGGCACCTTAGAAAATAATGGGGTAACAATAGACCCTGAGTTGGAAGACTCTGCTTTAATTGTAGAAAATGTAAGTAATTTGCAGGTTGATGAACTGAGACCCAATTTTGACATTTATCTTCCAAATAGCAAGTTCAGAAAATCTTCTCCTGGTGATCCAGCTTTTCTGCTCTGCTTCATCAG GGGCAGTCCTCCATCCAAAGCAAAAATTGAAGCCCTTGAGAGACGGTTTGGTCAGGCACCATTGAAATTTTGCCATGTAGATCAAGGCCGTGTCAGCTTTTTTTCCTTTAAGAAGGTAGAGCTCCCTGTGCTTCCGTGA
- the LOC110613673 gene encoding aquaporin NIP6-1 has product MDNNNEEIPSAPSTPATPGTPGAPLFGGLRGERSGGAIRKSLLKSCKCFSVEEWTLEEGRLPPVSCSLPPPPASLARKVGAEFIGTLILIFAGTATAIVNQKTQGTETLIGLAASTGLAVMIVILSTGHISGAHLNPSVTIAFAALKHFPWKHVPVYIGAQVMASMSAAFALKGIFHPIMGGGVTVPSGGYGEAFALEFIISFNLMFVVTAVATDTRAVGELAGIAVGATVMLNILIAGQSTGASMNPVRTLGPAIAANNYKGIWIYLTAPILGALCGAGTYSAVKLPEEDGDAHEKPSESRSFRR; this is encoded by the exons ATGGACAATAACAATGAAGAGATCCCATCAGCTCCTTCAACACCAGCAACTCCAGGGACTCCAGGAGCTCCACTCTTTGGTGGGTTAAGAGGAGAAAGATCAGGTGGTGCCATCAGAAAATCACTTCTCAAGAGCTGCAAATGCTTCAGTGTTGAAGAATGGACTCTGGAGGAAGGAAGATTACCTCCTGTCTCTTGCTCATTGCCTCCTCCTCCTGCCTCGCTTGCAAGAAAG GTGGGAGCTGAGTTCATAGGCACACTGATACTGATATTTGCCGGAACAGCTACAGCCATTGTGAACCAAAAAACACAAGGCACTGAAACACTGATAGGCTTGGCTGCTTCCACTGGATTAGCAGTGATGATAGTGATATTATCAACAGGTCACATCTCTGGTGCACATCTGAATCCATCTGTCACCATTGCTTTTGCTGCTCTCAAGCATTTTCCATGGAAACAT GTGCCAGTGTACATTGGAGCACAGGTGATggcttcaatgagtgcagcattTGCTTTGAAAGGGATATTTCATCCAATAATGGGTGGAGGAGTCACAGTTCCTTCAGGAGGATATGGTGAAGCTTTTGCTTTGGAATTTATTATTAGCTTTAATCTCATGTTTGTTGTCACTGCTGTTGCCACCGACACTAGAGCT GTGGGAGAATTGGCAGGAATCGCGGTCGGGGCTACAGTCATGCTCAACATACTCATCGCTGG TCAATCTACAGGTGCATCCATGAACCCAGTGAGAACATTAGGGCCAGCTATAGCTGCAAATAACTACAAGGGCATATGGATCTACCTCACTGCCCCCATCCTTGGGGCACTGTGTGGTGCGGGAACTTACTCTGCTGTCAAATTGCCCGAGGAAGATGGTGATGCTCACGAAAAGCCTTCAGAATCAAGGAGCTTCAGGAGGTGA
- the LOC110612778 gene encoding factor of DNA methylation 1, with translation MKKSLNDELKTEKRNIEFWVRQWDLRESLIELERHKLDEESTMVKSKKEDALNKIRQLEKELETREELETRQKLELEIEELKWELEVMKKQLEDERDEAVRNVTMEMQQELDDLESLNATLIVKERRSNDELQDARKELIQGLRGTLSSTVIGIKRMGEIDEKPFLKTCKRRFPHEKAKVEASALCSLWQENLKNPEWHPFKIINYDYGKVEEIVDEEDEKLQNLKQEL, from the exons ATGAAGAAAAGTCTGAATGATGAATTGAAGACTGAGAAGAGGAATATTGAATTCTGGGTCAGACAATGGGACCTGCGTGAATCGCTAATTGAGCTTGAGAGACATAAACTTGATGAAGAGAGCACAATGGTTAAG AGCAAGAAAGAAGATGCTCTAAATAAGATACGACAGTTGGAAAAGGAGTTGGAAACCAGAGAGGAGTTGGAAACCAGACAAAAGTTGGAATTGGAAATTGAAGAGTTAAAATGGGAACTTGAAGTGATGAAGAAGCAACTCGAAGATGAACGTGACGAAGCTGTTCGAAACGTGACAATGGAGATGCAGCAGGAACTAGATGATTTGGAATCTCTGAATGCAACTCTTATTGTCAAAGAGCGAAGAAGCAATGACGAGCTACAAGACGCACGTAAAGAGTTAATTCAG GGTTTGAGAGGCACGTTGTCCTCAACTGTTATTGGAATAAAGAGAATGGGAGAAATTGATGAAAAGCCGTTCCTTAAGACATGTAAGCGAAGATTTCCACATGAGAAAGCTAAGGTTGAGGccagtgccctgtgcagcctgTGGCAGGAAAATTTGAAGAATCCAGAGTGGCATCCATTTAAAATCATCAACTATGATTACGGGAAAGTAGAG GAAATAGTAGATGAAGAAGATGAGAAGCTGCAAAATCTCAAGCAGGAGCTGTGA
- the LOC110612783 gene encoding Golgi SNAP receptor complex member 1-1 isoform X2 — MDLPSSWDALRKQARKLEAQLDEQMNSYRKLVSAKASTKVATAVNDLESGLDQLLKQLQQVNSQMQAWVSSGGSEMVSHTLTRHQEILQDLTQEFHRLRSSLRAKQQHASLLEDFREFDRARLELEDGVGSAEQAFLREQASISRSTGQMDNVVSQAQETLGALVLQRSTFGGINSKLSNVSSRLPTLINYWRHL, encoded by the exons ATGGATTTGCCTAGCTCATGGGACGCTTTACGCAAACAG GCAAGGAAACTCGAAGCTCAGTTGGATGAGCAGATGAATTCATACCGTAAACTAGTTTCTGCAAAGGCTTCTACTAAAGTAGCTACTGCAGTAAATGATCTTGAATCTGGGTTAGACCAACTGCTAAAGCAGCTCCAACAAGTGAATTCACAGATGCAAGCTTGGGTGTCATCTGGAGGATCAGAAATGGTTTCTCATACCTTGACCAGGCATCAAGAAATTCTTCAAGATCTTACTCAG GAGTTTCATCGTCTTCGTTCCAGCCTCAGAGCTAAGCAACAACATGCTTCACTCCTTGAGGATTTTAGGGAGTTTGATCGAGCTAGACTAGAGTTGGAAGATGGTGTAGGTTCTGCAGAGCAAGCTTTTCTTAGAGAGCAGGCATCCATTAGCCGAAGTACAGGACAG ATGGATAATGTGGTTTCACAAGCTCAAGAAACTCTTGGTGCACTTGTTCTTCAACGTTCAACTTTTGGGGGAATCAATTCAAAGCTCAGCAATGTTAGCAGCCGGCTTCCAACG TTGATTAATTATTGGCGACACCTGTGA